Part of the Terriglobales bacterium genome is shown below.
TTCTCACGCCACCTGATCGGAAGGGCGAATTGCCCATGAATAAGAACGAGTTCATTTCTGGTGTCAACGCCGGAGTGATTGGGAGCCAGTGCGCCGGAGTAAAAGGGAGCCACCTGGACTGTCGATTGGGTGCGGTCGTCCCCGTTTTCCACGGGAGGGACCCAAGGGGGGAGCGCCGTGCCCCCCACGAGGCAGGCGGCGGTCCCCCCTTGGGAGGGCCCTGTGGTAAACGGGGGCGAGCGCTTGACGCATGACGCTGCGCAGCAGCGCTTTCTCACTCAGACGGTGATGACTTCGGCGGTTTCCGGGTTGACGGCTTGGGCGGCGGCTTGCTCGGTCTGGTCCGGCGTTCTGGAGCGTCGGCGCGCTTTTGAGTGCTTGAGCCTGTAGCTGTCGCCGTTCATTTCCAAGATGTGGACGTGGTGGGTCAGGCGGTCGAGGAGCGCGCCGGTCAGGCGCTCGTTGCCGAACACCGAGGTCCATTCGTCGAACGGCAGGTTCGAGGTGATGATGGTGGAGCCGCGTTCGTAGCGTCTGCTGACGGTCTCGAAGAGCAGTTCGGCGCCGGTGTTGGAGAACGGCACGTATCCCAACTCGTCGATGATCAGCAGCTTGTAGGCCTGAAGCTCCCGCTGCAGTCGGGTCAGCCGCCGCTCGTCACGGGCTTCCATCAGCTGGTGGACGAGAACAGCGGCCTCGACGAAGCCGA
Proteins encoded:
- the istB gene encoding IS21-like element helper ATPase IstB — its product is MSEILSGRPAPPAQVLLGHHLKALKLPTILREYEKVARQCAAEGVDFIGFLLRLLEAELIERERHSVQRRIRAARFPVVKSLDTFDFAAIPSLNKMLVLELARCEYILRRENIIALGNSGTGKSHIGLALGLAACQRGFSVGFVEAAVLVHQLMEARDERRLTRLQRELQAYKLLIIDELGYVPFSNTGAELLFETVSRRYERGSTIITSNLPFDEWTSVFGNERLTGALLDRLTHHVHILEMNGDSYRLKHSKARRRSRTPDQTEQAAAQAVNPETAEVITV